A window of the Dongshaea marina genome harbors these coding sequences:
- a CDS encoding DnaT-like ssDNA-binding domain-containing protein yields MTPAEYQALDDPTLPHAARTLYCMQLRRHADGSGRVGPILYPEIGKALAVREKNSQEFSFQINASQLTELFEQLMSSGLLILAGESPVEHYHGASFELPLLRQSPQSPVPQQQFAIHLEWRPDSGFATLAKLCGLSDPNFAEEELGEFIAFWLGRPDVFKNQHQWMIQFIRSLKNNRYVRRSPTAPQPGYQKSLKPSPPKPAKDNTRAKEMIAAAQQFNPRADDEES; encoded by the coding sequence ATGACCCCAGCAGAATACCAAGCCCTCGATGATCCAACTCTGCCACATGCGGCGCGCACCCTCTATTGCATGCAGCTGCGTCGCCATGCCGATGGCTCTGGCCGGGTCGGCCCCATCCTCTATCCGGAAATCGGTAAGGCGCTGGCGGTTCGTGAGAAAAACTCCCAGGAATTTAGCTTTCAGATCAATGCCTCCCAGCTCACCGAGCTATTTGAGCAGCTGATGAGCAGCGGGCTATTGATCCTGGCCGGAGAGTCCCCCGTCGAGCACTACCATGGGGCGAGCTTTGAGCTTCCCCTGCTGCGCCAAAGCCCACAGTCACCCGTGCCCCAGCAGCAGTTTGCCATCCACCTGGAGTGGCGTCCCGATAGTGGCTTCGCAACCCTGGCTAAACTCTGTGGTCTGAGCGATCCAAACTTTGCTGAGGAGGAACTGGGTGAATTTATCGCATTCTGGCTGGGAAGACCCGACGTCTTCAAGAATCAGCATCAGTGGATGATTCAGTTTATTCGCTCTTTGAAAAATAATCGCTATGTTCGAAGATCGCCCACGGCACCACAGCCTGGTTATCAAAAGAGTCTCAAGCCATCGCCCCCTAAGCCCGCCAAAGATAATACCCGGGCCAAAGAGATGATCGCGGCAGCCCAACAATTTAATCCAAGAGCTGATGATGAAGAAAGCTAA
- the galU gene encoding UTP--glucose-1-phosphate uridylyltransferase GalU, whose translation MKQQLMGVRKAVLPVAGLGTRMLPATKAIPKEMLPIVDKPLIQYVVNEAIAAGIKEIVLVTHSSKNSIENHFDKSFELETTLERRVKRQLLDEVRSICPKDVTIMHVRQGEAKGLGHAILCARPLVGDNPFAVLLPDVLIDDASCDLEQDNLAQMIQTFNQDSSSQIMVEPVPEDEVEKYGIADINGSVITAGESAPIRTIVEKPKREEAPSNLAVVGRYVLSANIWPLLAKTPPGAGDEIQLTDAIAALLEQERVCAYYMKGKSHDCGSKLGYLKANTEYALRHNEIADEYRDYLLHLCRELTTQSTAD comes from the coding sequence ATGAAACAACAGTTAATGGGTGTGCGCAAAGCAGTTCTGCCCGTTGCCGGCCTGGGAACCCGCATGCTTCCCGCCACCAAGGCGATCCCCAAGGAGATGCTGCCGATCGTTGACAAGCCTCTGATCCAGTACGTGGTGAACGAGGCGATCGCCGCTGGCATCAAGGAGATCGTTCTGGTCACTCACTCCAGTAAAAACTCCATCGAAAATCACTTCGATAAGAGCTTTGAGCTGGAAACCACCCTGGAGCGCCGGGTCAAGCGTCAGCTCCTCGACGAAGTGCGCTCCATCTGCCCCAAGGATGTAACCATCATGCATGTGCGCCAGGGGGAAGCCAAAGGACTTGGCCACGCCATTCTGTGTGCCCGCCCCCTGGTGGGAGATAACCCCTTCGCTGTTTTGCTGCCGGATGTACTGATTGATGACGCCTCCTGCGATCTTGAGCAGGATAACCTGGCCCAGATGATCCAAACGTTTAACCAAGACAGCAGCTCACAGATCATGGTAGAGCCGGTGCCCGAAGACGAGGTGGAAAAATATGGTATTGCCGATATCAATGGCAGTGTGATCACCGCCGGAGAATCCGCCCCAATCCGCACCATTGTTGAGAAACCTAAACGCGAAGAGGCCCCCTCCAACCTGGCGGTGGTGGGTCGCTATGTGCTCTCAGCCAATATCTGGCCACTGCTGGCAAAAACTCCCCCGGGGGCCGGCGATGAGATCCAGCTCACCGACGCCATCGCAGCCCTGCTGGAGCAGGAGCGGGTCTGTGCCTACTACATGAAGGGCAAGAGTCACGACTGCGGCTCCAAGCTTGGCTATCTCAAGGCCAACACCGAATACGCCCTACGGCATAATGAGATTGCGGACGAGTACCGGGACTACCTACTGCACCTGTGCCGCGAACTGACCACACAGAGCACGGCCGACTAA
- the cysZ gene encoding sulfate transporter CysZ, with protein sequence MRQSTSMVNDSVSGAEYLLRGFSLVRKPGIRRFVLIPLLVNLLLFIGAFYWLFLQFEGLLQWIDSFLPSWLTWLNYLLIPLAVITILVVFSFIFSAVANWIAAPFNGLLAERVELMLTGQPTPDASIAELIAEVPRTLKREWKKLLYYLPRLLGCLILSFIPLLGQTLGPVVWFVFNAWMMAIQYCDYPFDNHKVDFPDMREALARRKGKCLSFGALTMLLSAIPVLNLFIMPVAVCGATAMWVEQYRNSLVPIEAK encoded by the coding sequence ATGCGTCAATCTACCTCTATGGTCAATGATTCAGTCAGCGGAGCTGAGTACCTGCTGCGCGGTTTTTCTCTGGTGCGAAAGCCCGGGATCCGCCGCTTTGTGCTGATCCCACTGCTGGTCAACCTGCTGCTGTTTATCGGTGCCTTTTACTGGCTGTTCCTCCAGTTTGAGGGACTGCTGCAATGGATTGACAGCTTCCTTCCCAGCTGGCTCACCTGGCTCAATTACCTGCTGATCCCGCTGGCGGTGATCACTATCCTGGTGGTGTTCTCTTTTATCTTCAGTGCGGTCGCCAACTGGATTGCCGCCCCCTTCAACGGCCTGCTGGCCGAACGGGTCGAACTGATGCTCACCGGCCAGCCGACCCCGGATGCATCGATCGCCGAATTGATAGCCGAAGTGCCCCGCACCCTCAAGCGGGAATGGAAGAAGCTCCTCTACTATCTGCCGCGCCTGCTGGGCTGCCTGATCCTCTCCTTCATCCCACTGCTGGGACAGACCCTGGGACCGGTGGTGTGGTTTGTGTTTAACGCCTGGATGATGGCGATCCAGTACTGTGACTACCCCTTTGATAATCACAAGGTGGACTTCCCGGATATGCGCGAGGCCCTGGCCCGCCGTAAAGGTAAATGCCTGAGCTTCGGGGCCCTGACCATGCTGCTCTCGGCAATCCCTGTTCTAAATCTCTTTATCATGCCGGTCGCCGTCTGTGGTGCCACCGCCATGTGGGTCGAACAGTATCGCAATAGCCTTGTACCAATCGAGGCTAAATAA
- the zipA gene encoding cell division protein ZipA yields MQDLRIVLIIVGIVVIVAIMAHGLWKSKKGKYRPLKEKPLRKMPETRPESGSEPALDSEPQFDADGIGEVRVVGRDQPEAEPGLRKEPQLGPVTAPQGELAKEVTPPAMEVETKLSEPVVATEPALQVADEEESQAEPEAVTQAQVETRPSGEEPAPSVKSWQDIYVINVMALDNRELEGAKLLPSLTRLGFKYGEMEIFHRHEDSAGKGQVLFSLANMVNPGTFRPEKMEQFSTPGISLFMQLPRQGYGERVYKLMSSAADRLAGELGGVLMDAQRQPLSEEQLDENLDGLRAYDSQKVG; encoded by the coding sequence ATGCAGGATTTGCGAATCGTTTTAATTATCGTTGGAATTGTGGTGATCGTGGCTATCATGGCGCATGGTTTGTGGAAAAGTAAAAAAGGAAAATACCGTCCACTCAAAGAGAAGCCCTTGCGCAAGATGCCCGAAACACGCCCGGAATCTGGCTCAGAGCCCGCACTGGACTCGGAGCCTCAATTTGATGCCGATGGTATCGGCGAGGTGCGGGTCGTCGGGCGCGACCAGCCAGAGGCTGAGCCTGGTTTACGTAAAGAGCCACAGCTAGGGCCTGTTACAGCTCCCCAGGGGGAGTTAGCGAAAGAGGTTACGCCTCCTGCCATGGAGGTTGAGACTAAACTCTCTGAGCCGGTTGTGGCCACGGAGCCTGCACTCCAGGTGGCGGATGAAGAGGAGAGTCAGGCCGAACCTGAGGCTGTAACGCAAGCCCAAGTGGAGACCCGACCCAGTGGGGAGGAGCCAGCACCTTCGGTGAAAAGCTGGCAGGATATCTATGTGATCAATGTGATGGCCCTGGATAACCGAGAGCTTGAGGGGGCGAAGCTCCTGCCATCTCTGACCCGGCTCGGTTTTAAATATGGTGAGATGGAGATCTTTCATCGCCACGAAGATAGTGCGGGTAAGGGACAGGTTCTGTTTAGCCTGGCCAATATGGTCAACCCAGGAACTTTTCGGCCGGAGAAGATGGAGCAGTTCTCGACTCCCGGGATCTCTCTTTTTATGCAGCTTCCCAGGCAGGGCTATGGGGAAAGGGTGTATAAGTTGATGAGCTCTGCTGCCGATCGCTTAGCCGGTGAGCTTGGCGGGGTGTTGATGGATGCACAGCGTCAACCCCTGAGTGAGGAGCAGCTCGATGAGAATCTTGATGGTTTGCGAGCCTATGACAGCCAGAAAGTCGGTTAA
- a CDS encoding GrpB family protein has product MSDRVIEVVAFDEGWSRVFREERQQLRQVLGSDNLLAVHHIGSTSVAGLSAKPVIDMLLEVASLEKLDADTPRLESLGYHSRGEFGITGRRFFQKGDPNRTHHLHAFVRNDPNIERHLAFRDYLARFSEVREQYQALKLEGAALCENDIERYCDHKHDFIQQHEKLAIAWKRARGSFG; this is encoded by the coding sequence ATGTCAGACAGAGTGATAGAAGTAGTTGCGTTTGACGAGGGCTGGTCAAGGGTTTTTAGGGAAGAGCGTCAGCAGCTCAGACAGGTGCTTGGGAGTGACAATCTGCTTGCTGTCCATCATATTGGCAGCACATCGGTTGCAGGATTATCGGCAAAACCTGTCATTGATATGCTGCTCGAAGTAGCCAGCCTTGAAAAGCTCGATGCAGATACGCCCAGGCTCGAAAGCCTTGGTTATCACTCCAGGGGGGAGTTTGGGATCACCGGGCGACGCTTTTTTCAAAAGGGTGATCCCAACAGAACCCATCACCTGCACGCTTTTGTGCGCAATGATCCTAATATTGAGCGACACCTGGCGTTTCGCGATTATCTGGCCCGGTTTTCCGAGGTAAGAGAGCAGTATCAGGCGCTGAAACTCGAGGGTGCAGCACTATGTGAGAACGACATCGAGCGCTATTGCGACCATAAGCATGACTTCATTCAGCAGCATGAGAAGCTGGCGATCGCCTGGAAGAGGGCCAGGGGCTCGTTTGGCTGA
- a CDS encoding substrate-binding periplasmic protein, whose protein sequence is MLRILSLIGISIGLLALLPGAFADDKLIRVCDDAAEWPPYAFYEPVKEGTTNRLISGASVTALKDILEQAGYRMQIRLLPWKRCMKEVELFGTSGQFEMLANGSANPHRHNVFVATEAFYTTRPGYFYDGERYPQGIQISSIEDLNRYTICGVAGYNYAHFYQAGLKKRLDTGAHTTHQALLKMMSRRCELVLSQIEPVVGSESLGRFKLPKAIKYRALPVPQHNFHMWVSRQSPRAQKLVEIINQGLKRLRQECKYEGYYTRYLPKGSGLEPVKQCK, encoded by the coding sequence ATGCTCCGAATATTAAGTTTGATTGGGATTAGTATTGGACTCCTTGCACTCTTACCCGGAGCATTCGCCGACGATAAACTGATCCGGGTCTGCGACGATGCGGCCGAGTGGCCTCCCTACGCCTTCTATGAGCCGGTCAAAGAGGGAACCACCAATCGCCTGATCAGCGGTGCCTCGGTAACGGCGCTCAAGGATATTCTTGAACAGGCAGGCTACCGGATGCAGATCCGTCTGCTCCCCTGGAAACGCTGCATGAAAGAGGTCGAGTTGTTTGGCACCAGTGGTCAATTTGAGATGCTGGCAAACGGTAGTGCCAACCCACATCGGCATAACGTCTTTGTTGCTACCGAGGCATTTTATACGACCCGCCCTGGCTACTTCTATGATGGCGAACGCTATCCCCAGGGGATCCAGATCAGCAGTATCGAGGATCTCAATCGCTACACCATCTGTGGCGTCGCAGGCTATAACTACGCTCATTTCTACCAGGCAGGCTTGAAAAAACGCCTGGATACCGGAGCTCACACCACCCACCAGGCCCTGCTCAAGATGATGTCACGTCGTTGTGAGCTGGTGCTTTCGCAGATTGAGCCCGTTGTCGGCTCCGAATCCCTGGGACGTTTTAAGCTACCCAAGGCCATTAAATACCGGGCACTGCCGGTTCCCCAGCATAACTTTCACATGTGGGTCTCCCGCCAGTCACCCCGGGCGCAAAAACTGGTAGAGATCATCAATCAGGGGCTAAAGAGGCTGCGCCAGGAATGCAAATATGAAGGCTACTATACCCGCTACCTTCCAAAAGGCTCAGGTCTGGAGCCCGTCAAGCAGTGTAAATAG
- a CDS encoding PTS transporter subunit EIIC, whose amino-acid sequence MVQKSNVSAAEAIIDGLGGPSNIKFMTCCATRLRFELKDGSLPDKAKLDAIPEVMGCVPQAGDRYQVIIGGAVMTVYNQIKALPSMQGTTGEDDSAESSAQSNDDIKASIRSSGPRGKVAWVDGFFEYLSDSFRPILGVLLGASLIIALCAMLDALHIVDFRGDKSAGWVFVDSMWHTVFYFLPIMIAYNASKKLKIDPWVGAAIMGALMTPDFQKLMTMASTVATKDQVLGTTSYMAHIFGLPMQLNDYSGQVFVPLIMVAVLALVYRGLQRIFPQNVHMVFVPFFSLVIMVPLTAFLIGPLGVWAGTNLGIGLAWMNNHAPFLFAILIPLLYPFLVPLGLHWPLNALMLMNIQSLGYDFIQGPMGVWNFACFGATAGVLFLSWRERDSSMRQISLGALAAGLFGGISEPSLYGIHLRFKKVYSRMLPGCFAGGVVIAILGAAYGGVKTKAFAFTSLLTIPVFNPMWVYGVAILVAFCVPFFLIAFMDYRTPEEKAAAKARVQAELAKEKNAEIGGAVAAKVETTA is encoded by the coding sequence ATGGTGCAAAAAAGTAATGTGTCTGCTGCTGAGGCCATCATTGATGGCTTGGGTGGTCCAAGCAATATCAAGTTCATGACGTGCTGTGCTACGCGCCTACGTTTTGAACTGAAGGATGGTTCATTACCTGATAAGGCCAAGCTGGATGCGATTCCTGAGGTCATGGGGTGTGTTCCGCAAGCCGGTGATCGTTACCAGGTCATCATCGGTGGTGCAGTGATGACTGTATACAACCAGATTAAAGCACTGCCATCTATGCAGGGAACCACAGGCGAAGATGATTCGGCCGAGAGCTCTGCTCAGTCTAATGATGACATCAAGGCATCCATTCGCTCCTCCGGCCCGCGTGGCAAGGTTGCATGGGTTGATGGCTTCTTCGAGTACCTGTCTGACTCCTTCCGCCCGATTCTGGGGGTTCTGCTTGGTGCATCGCTGATCATTGCCTTGTGTGCGATGCTGGATGCCCTGCACATCGTTGATTTCCGTGGTGACAAGTCTGCGGGCTGGGTGTTTGTCGACTCCATGTGGCACACTGTGTTCTACTTCCTGCCGATCATGATCGCCTATAATGCTTCGAAGAAGCTTAAGATCGACCCATGGGTTGGTGCTGCCATCATGGGCGCCCTGATGACTCCAGACTTCCAGAAGCTGATGACTATGGCTTCTACGGTTGCGACTAAGGATCAGGTGCTGGGTACTACCTCTTACATGGCGCACATCTTCGGTCTGCCGATGCAGCTCAATGACTACTCAGGCCAAGTGTTTGTACCGCTGATCATGGTTGCTGTTCTTGCGCTGGTGTATCGTGGCCTGCAGCGTATCTTCCCACAGAACGTTCACATGGTGTTTGTTCCTTTCTTCTCCCTGGTCATCATGGTTCCGCTGACAGCGTTCCTGATTGGTCCTCTGGGTGTTTGGGCGGGTACTAACCTGGGTATTGGCCTGGCGTGGATGAACAATCATGCGCCTTTCCTATTCGCGATTCTGATCCCTCTGCTGTATCCATTCCTGGTTCCACTGGGACTACACTGGCCACTCAACGCCCTGATGCTGATGAACATCCAGTCTCTTGGCTACGACTTCATCCAGGGTCCAATGGGTGTGTGGAACTTCGCATGTTTCGGTGCAACTGCCGGCGTACTGTTCCTCTCCTGGCGTGAGCGTGATTCCTCCATGCGTCAGATCTCTCTGGGCGCTCTGGCTGCGGGTCTGTTCGGTGGTATCTCTGAGCCATCACTGTACGGTATCCACCTGCGCTTCAAGAAGGTTTACTCACGCATGCTGCCTGGCTGTTTCGCTGGTGGTGTTGTGATTGCTATCCTGGGCGCGGCCTACGGCGGTGTTAAAACCAAGGCGTTTGCCTTCACCTCACTGCTGACCATCCCTGTGTTCAACCCAATGTGGGTGTACGGGGTTGCGATCCTGGTTGCCTTCTGCGTACCTTTCTTCCTGATTGCCTTCATGGATTATCGTACTCCTGAAGAGAAGGCTGCAGCAAAAGCCCGGGTTCAGGCTGAGCTGGCTAAAGAGAAGAACGCTGAGATCGGTGGCGCAGTAGCAGCAAAAGTTGAAACTACGGCATAA
- a CDS encoding GFA family protein, with product MADKRFGKASCLCGSVTITANDISDKVTACHCDMCRKWSGGPALAIECGSEVTIDGEEHLSIYDSSAWAERGFCKACGTHLFYRIKQSNEYMIPAGFFQEKDGLAYYRDGDHRII from the coding sequence ATGGCTGATAAGAGGTTTGGCAAGGCGTCGTGCCTGTGTGGCTCTGTAACAATTACGGCCAATGATATTAGTGATAAGGTCACTGCTTGCCACTGTGATATGTGCCGCAAATGGAGCGGTGGGCCAGCATTAGCCATTGAGTGTGGTAGTGAGGTGACAATTGATGGCGAAGAGCATCTTTCTATCTATGACTCATCCGCTTGGGCAGAGCGGGGGTTCTGTAAGGCGTGTGGGACACATCTCTTTTATCGAATTAAACAGAGCAATGAATATATGATCCCGGCGGGATTTTTCCAGGAGAAGGATGGCCTTGCGTATTATCGCGATGGCGATCACCGAATAATATGA
- the istB gene encoding IS21-like element helper ATPase IstB, producing MTEQLKQQLRELKLSGIRDALERQHQQPGHYQELGFEERLSLLLEQELTDRSQRRIERLIKQARFRLQANLEQLDYRSDRGLHRAQIRSLAEGYWLSLGQTLILTGATGCGKTYLACALGHHFCLQGLGVRYFRFKELLEQLQLAQADGSYRKLMVQLRNTPLLILDDWGLESLNALQRSDLLELIDARHGHGATLIGSQLPLEHWHTMIGESTHADAILDRLVHGAIRVELCGESMRKITAELTDADHSG from the coding sequence ATGACAGAACAACTCAAACAGCAACTTCGGGAGCTGAAACTAAGTGGTATCCGGGATGCCCTGGAAAGGCAACATCAGCAACCCGGGCACTACCAGGAACTCGGGTTCGAAGAGCGACTCAGCCTGCTGCTGGAGCAGGAGCTGACGGATCGGTCTCAGCGGCGGATCGAGCGCCTTATCAAGCAGGCCCGATTCCGGCTGCAGGCAAATCTGGAGCAACTGGATTATCGAAGTGATCGCGGCTTGCATAGAGCCCAGATCCGCTCACTGGCAGAGGGATACTGGCTTAGCCTGGGGCAGACTCTGATCCTGACCGGGGCGACCGGGTGCGGGAAAACCTATCTGGCCTGCGCCCTGGGCCATCACTTCTGTCTGCAGGGACTCGGGGTTCGCTACTTCCGGTTTAAAGAGCTGCTGGAGCAACTGCAGCTGGCTCAGGCTGATGGCAGCTATCGAAAGCTGATGGTTCAGTTGAGAAACACGCCGCTTCTGATCCTCGATGACTGGGGACTGGAGTCGCTGAATGCGCTTCAGCGTAGCGATCTACTGGAGTTAATCGATGCTCGCCATGGTCACGGAGCCACACTGATCGGCAGCCAGCTTCCGCTGGAGCACTGGCACACAATGATCGGTGAATCAACCCATGCGGATGCGATCCTGGATCGTCTGGTTCATGGAGCGATCCGTGTAGAATTATGCGGAGAATCGATGAGAAAAATCACCGCAGAGTTGACGGATGCCGATCACTCAGGGTAA
- a CDS encoding IS5 family transposase: MGKSNGKIKNWSQYNKALVKRGSITFWLDENAVKNWHCQEHHGDRGRGFTFSDTAIETALMLKGVFSLPLRGLQGFLDSVFQLMNVPLKSPTYSCISKRAKTVEIKYRRPSRGPVAHVVVDGTGLKIHGEGEWKMRKHGKEKRRVWRKLHLAVDAQTHEIIAAEVSLDSVGDNEVLPTLLNPLRRKIQQVSADGAYDTEACYALLQRKGCKPTIPPRSNAAYWKGDHPRNEAVEALKNGQLSQWKHDNDYHQRSLAETAMSRYKQLNSPQLSLRCYNGQVGEALAGVKALNKVIGLGMPVRQQAA, from the coding sequence ATGGGTAAATCCAACGGCAAAATCAAGAACTGGTCTCAATACAATAAAGCATTGGTAAAGCGTGGCTCGATCACCTTCTGGTTGGATGAGAATGCAGTCAAAAACTGGCATTGTCAGGAGCACCATGGCGACAGAGGAAGAGGCTTCACGTTCAGTGATACCGCTATCGAAACCGCGTTGATGCTCAAAGGAGTATTCAGCCTTCCACTGAGGGGGTTGCAAGGATTCCTTGATTCGGTCTTTCAGCTCATGAATGTTCCTCTTAAGTCACCGACTTATAGCTGTATCAGCAAACGAGCGAAGACCGTTGAGATAAAATATCGCCGCCCCAGCCGAGGCCCTGTTGCTCACGTGGTCGTTGATGGGACAGGGCTCAAAATCCACGGTGAGGGAGAGTGGAAAATGCGCAAGCACGGAAAAGAAAAGCGCCGAGTTTGGCGCAAGCTCCACCTGGCTGTTGATGCTCAAACTCATGAAATCATAGCAGCCGAGGTCAGCCTTGATAGTGTTGGAGATAACGAGGTGTTGCCGACCTTATTAAACCCACTACGACGCAAGATACAGCAAGTCTCAGCAGATGGTGCATACGATACAGAGGCTTGCTATGCACTGTTACAGAGAAAGGGTTGTAAACCAACGATTCCTCCCCGCAGTAATGCAGCTTACTGGAAAGGAGATCATCCCAGAAATGAAGCTGTCGAAGCGCTTAAAAATGGGCAGCTTTCACAATGGAAGCATGACAACGACTACCATCAGCGCTCGTTAGCAGAAACAGCAATGTCTCGCTACAAACAGCTCAATTCTCCACAGCTGAGCTTACGTTGTTATAACGGTCAGGTTGGGGAAGCCTTGGCCGGAGTTAAAGCTTTAAACAAAGTGATCGGGCTTGGTATGCCTGTCAGGCAGCAAGCTGCCTGA
- a CDS encoding DUF4336 domain-containing protein yields the protein MSFYGFPYPTRMAIVRLADGGLWVWSPVALTDELACAVEALGPVNHIVSPNKIHHLFLKEWADRWPEARLYAPPGLARRKPELSFTAELGDGAEPAWAGEIDQLIFHGSFAMEEVVFFHRPSQTAIICDLIQRHDSEKMRGWKGMLMKLDGLVGEKGSTPREWRLSFIRKEPARTARQKLIEWQPQRLLIAHGECAQTGATPIIQSALSWI from the coding sequence GTGTCGTTTTATGGTTTTCCCTATCCAACCCGGATGGCTATCGTGCGCCTCGCCGATGGCGGGCTGTGGGTCTGGTCGCCGGTTGCTCTGACCGATGAGCTGGCCTGCGCTGTCGAGGCGCTCGGCCCGGTTAACCACATAGTCTCTCCCAACAAGATTCATCACCTGTTCCTCAAGGAGTGGGCCGACAGATGGCCCGAGGCGCGTTTGTATGCACCGCCCGGCCTTGCTCGCAGAAAGCCTGAGCTAAGTTTTACTGCTGAGCTTGGAGATGGGGCGGAACCTGCTTGGGCCGGGGAAATTGATCAGCTGATATTTCATGGCTCGTTTGCCATGGAGGAGGTGGTGTTTTTTCATCGCCCCTCCCAAACAGCGATCATCTGTGATCTGATCCAGCGTCACGACTCAGAGAAGATGCGGGGTTGGAAAGGAATGCTGATGAAGCTTGATGGTTTGGTCGGTGAGAAGGGGAGTACCCCGCGAGAGTGGCGGCTGAGCTTTATCCGCAAAGAGCCCGCCCGGACGGCCCGGCAGAAACTGATTGAATGGCAGCCGCAGCGGCTACTGATCGCCCATGGTGAGTGTGCCCAAACCGGTGCGACACCGATTATCCAGAGTGCCCTGAGCTGGATCTGA
- a CDS encoding RNA recognition motif domain-containing protein produces MKLLVLNLARTMTEDEICDLFSTHGTVAECNLVLDQETGKSKGFAFVEMLDESEAKAAIDSLNQTKVAKSKIRVKQAQE; encoded by the coding sequence ATGAAACTTTTAGTTCTCAACCTCGCACGCACCATGACCGAAGATGAAATCTGTGATCTGTTCTCGACTCATGGCACTGTCGCTGAGTGCAACCTGGTGCTAGACCAGGAAACCGGCAAATCGAAAGGGTTTGCATTTGTGGAGATGCTAGATGAAAGTGAAGCAAAAGCTGCAATCGACAGCCTGAATCAGACCAAGGTCGCTAAAAGCAAAATCCGGGTGAAGCAAGCGCAAGAATGA